Genomic window (Neurospora crassa OR74A linkage group VI, whole genome shotgun sequence):
AGCGGACGTGAGTCAAGATCTTGGCCTATGTGTGGAAAACTGGGTTAGCCGAGGGTCCTTGTGAGCTTCCGAACCGACAATGTCATCGAGACGTACCTTGAGGCCGAGCTTGCAGATGGCCTCGCAATCTCTCCGAGACTGCTCCGAAGCAGCAGGAGAGGTCAACTCGATGTAATCGACGCCAAAGTCGTCAAGGGCTGTGTCCGATTACCGGGGTCAGTTGTCTGTAAATGGAAAAGAAGCGGGGCGCTTGGCATGGTTACCCTTGGCACTAAACGAATGGAAAGTCAGCATGAGATCGGATTTTCAAAGCTCGGTGGTTCCGGGTTCGGGGGCTGCGGAAGCGAAGAAAAACCAATTGGGTATGTAACTGGGAGTGGGAATGACTAACATCTTGATCTTGGTCTCGGTGTCGAAGTAGGCGTTGGCGAATTGCTCACCCTCTGGCTCTGAAGTCAGCGGAATGAAGTCGAAAAGGCAGTCTGTTTGTTGTGCTTGTACGAACCGCGAAGAGTGGACTCGATAATCTTGAAGCTGCCGACATTGGAGAGGAAGTCGCCGACGGGCTGGTAGGGGTTGGAGCGGAAGTTGGCGGGCTGTAACCGTAGGTAGCAGTTAGCATTTTGGGCAGCCCAGAATTCGGGGACGGTTGGATGGATTGTTGGGAAGTCGTGGTCGACGTACGTTCACGCCATTGGAGGCGCCATTGGTGCCGTTGGGAGCATCGGTTCCGCACATGTTGTCTGGTCTGTAGATGACAAGGAGGGAGACTGAGGAGGACTGTGTTGGCAAAAttgaaaggaggaagaattgAGAAATGCGGATGGCTTCCCGATGTCGCTGATATAGCTGTGGTTTTAAACTTTTCGCGGACCCTTGCGGCTGCACGACAGCACTAGATTCATATGAGTCAATAAGAGATTTTTTTGGTCAGGGCCATCCGGCAAAGGCCACTACTACGACGGAGTACCGGTCTGGTACATACCAGGTATGGCCCCCCAACCCCGCAGTGGCACAAAAGACAGCGGCGGCCAAATCTTGGTGTAAACGAGTCCTGAATCCTGACCGCCCGAATAGGAATCGGCTCTTGTGATTGGCGTACTTCTTTGAGACGGCGAGGGCTCATCACGTCACACATCAGAACTCCCGTTTTGTTGCTCCGCTGGCTGGAGCGATCAACCAGTGGGAGACACCCCCGAATCCACATACACTACGTACAAAGCCCATTTCGAGACGCAGAGGGAACCGCAGCAACAACGCGTGCAGACGTGTCGGTTCAAGCCACATAAGCGTGGTCGGATATACTGTGTAGTGCTCGCACATTCAGCCAATTCGCCTTTGACACTGCAGTCCATCAATGTTAGAGCACTGACAACCCCATATTCAGTTTGGTGGCTACATTTAATCCCAAGTTTTGCCGGTAAGAGAGCGTTACCTGGATGCTACGGCTGCCGACTGTGGACTTCCCGTATTACGGACTTAAGTGTAGAAGAAGGGCTTGGCGTTTCGGACAGCATCTCGTTACTTCGGTTGAGCTGGCTCCGAAACTCGCAATAGTCAATTGGAAAGCAGAATCGAGCAGGTCGTCATTGTCTCCAGCGACTTGGACTGGTCTTCGACTTGCACGACGGGACAGTCCCAGAGCTCAATCAGGGGCAGAGCAAGGGCATTGGTCAGCACACGCTGCGAGGCACACAGAAGAGTCACACTTGCCGTCCTTCGTAGCATTTTGTGGGAGTGCGTTCAGGTCCACAAACAAATTCTACGCTGGCAGTCCGCACCGGGACCGGGCTGTCCCCAGCAAACATTCACCCCACATTCTTCTCGGCAGTTTACTGGCTGGTCGTGTCTGCTGATTCGTGCTCTAAGCCAACTGCCAAGACGACGCCACTGAAGGTAGGAGGACCTGGACTGCCTACGAAAGAGGGGTTGGCACCTGGCAAAAGCCAACTGCGCTGTTACGTTCAGTCGCCATGTCCGTGGCTCGTGCTGCCGCTGAATGAAGGAATTGACTGATCCCCTTGGCTTGGATCCGTCGAGACCGTCGTGCGGCGCCGTCCACAAGCAGGGGATTCTCCAGCGGGGAAGTTTCCGTTCGTTGGACTCATTCAGTTTGTCAAATATTCACCAACAGACAACAGTCAGTTCCTTCAACTTGGGGGTCACGGTGTCACGCAAGGTGATGACCGCCTCTTTGCCTTTTTCCCTCCAGGTCAAGTAATGCTTAATGAATGACACATATCGTAGTTCTTGCGGCGAGTGCTCACCAGCATATGAGGAGACCGTGACAGCTCCTGTTCCAAGATCTGGGAATTGGGGATCCATAACAGAGATGACTCCGACCAGGAACCGTCCAGTTTGCGCGGCTCCATGGTATCACCTCTCAAGATCCCTTCGTGACTTTACTCACGGTACTGTAAGTCAGAGGTCTTCATTCCAGGGTTTCTACCAATGTTCATGAAGTGTTCCAATATCCTACCTGCCTCCCCATCCTTCTTGCCATTCGCCGCTCCCATATCTCACCGTTGGGACATCCGTCGGCCAAATCCTACGAATGGCATAGATACTAGAATACTGCGCCGTATGTCAGTACTCTTCCCCATTCAGAAAGCTGCAACCATTCCCCAAACACCAAGATCAAGATGATCTTGATCATGTACATGCGGAAACGGGCAAACCGAGGTTAGACTTTGGCAGCCGCATGAAGTGCATGATGTATTTGGTGGCCTGACTCCAGcatgtcatcatcattggCCGTTTGACAGGCCATCACTAATGCCCAGACCCAGATCATCCAGAATGATATCGTCCACCTTTTCCAATGAAAATATAGGGTCGTAGTATAGAGCACTGCCCTTTTGCACTTCGTTCAGAGTATCTTCTGACCtgccgttgttgctgttaTCGGTTTGCCACCAGGCGTCGCCTACACTAGATTGACATCTGGTGGCTCGGCCTgggaagaatttaaattaggtcCATCAACCAAAACGATTgaccacaaccaccaaggTTGGTCATGTTGCTCGGTGTCTCCAACCGTGCCCCTAAATATTTCTAGGTCATCCATAAATACACCAGACCAGGCCGACCACATTTTTGGTCAAGTGTTCCCAGTCACTTTTGAAAGGCATAACCTTGTACATTCGTCCGAAATCGAATATCCCAACATTCGTCATCGTCCGGGAGCTGACCCAGCAACCCAGCTATAGCTCGCTTTGAGTCAGCCCATCTCAACCTTAAAGGAAGATTCCGAGAAAGCAACCGATCTTATCGAAACGTCCCAAAACAAATCCCGGCAAAAATGTGCATCGTTCTGCTAACGACTGCGCACCCAAAATACGCGCTCATTGTTATTGACAATCGAGATGAATACATCCTTCGGCCAACTAGCAAACCTCACTGGTGGACAGCACTGTCAGAATCGCCCTCTACCGACAAGCATGAGTACGACTGCCGAAAAGTCGAGGTCATTTCCAGCCGGGATTTGGCACGAGCTGAGCATGGAACATGGCTCGGCATGACCAAGGGCGGCCACATCGCTGTGCTTACGAACTACCGCGAAACCGACACTCACGACTCTGCACATCCCATAGCGGGAAAGCGTAGCCGTGGAGGTATGGTGACCGCCTGGCTAGCGGCGCATCCCGATGAGCCGGTGCAGGACTTTGTCAGCCGGATGGTTGGGAGCGGCGAGGCCAAGGATATTGGCGGGTTCTCCCTCGTTTGCGGCAAGCTTCGAAAGAAGAAAGCCGAGAAGGCCATCGAGCCCCTGGCCATCATCTCCAACAGAGCCGATCATATCGATAGAGTGCCATGGATCTGCGGAGACCGGGACCGCACATACGGTCTCAGCAATGCCATCTTCCTTGACCCAAGCGAGGAGGTTGACGAGTCAACCTGGCCCAAGGTCCGGGACGGAAGGGAAAAGCTGAAGCAAGTCATCGAAGCTACCTCAAGTGACGACGTCAGTGAGGATGTGCTAGTAGAAGAACTCTACAAGGTCCTGGATACCACCAACTTCCCTGTGGACCGCTGTATCGATCTCGAGGAGGGCATTCCGCTGCTCAAGAATTCCATCTTTATCCCCGCTTTTGGCGGCAAGCAGCATCAAGCGGAGATGGAGGCAGCCCGTCAACGGGGGACAATCAAGGAAAAGGGTCCTCACGACTGTGCTTCAGAGGTATTGACAACGGTCAACCGCCCAGACAACCAACCGTACGGCTTCCAAACTGGTCTCTACGGCACGCAGCGGCAGACCATCATCCTCGTGGATTGGGATGGAAATGTCACGTACAGGGAACGCGCATTGTTCGATGCCCATGGCAACCCTATCCCTCGAGGCGCCGGGGACGAAACGTTCAAATTCAAGATTGAAGGGTGGGAAGAAGCAGCGGATGGCGAGCCAGAGATCAGGAGTTAGGCGCAAGCGTTTGTTATAGTCCAATATCCAGGAGGGGAAGTTTCTATCAGCAATGAGGGGTGGTGTTTCTTTCGATATCATGGTCACTGGATTTGAATAGCGATCGTTCAGTTGCATTATGGTTGGAAGAATTGGATTTCGTGTTACTCTGCGTGGCTCTCACCAGCCTTCATTTCTGTCTGGACCCTTTGTTGGAATATCGATGGGTTCAACGCCTATCCCAGTCCTGATCTTCTGCTCCTTCGTTGCggtttcttttgttttgaaTTTCTCACCGGGCGAACCATGACGGCTGTGTGTGCGACACTGGAAGGGAAGGCACAACACGCAAACACCAAACTGCAACTGAACTCAGGAAGCGATTTCGCTCTTGCTCCTGCCAAAAACTCTTCACGGATAAGATACCTTACGCTTCCCATACATAACTC
Coding sequences:
- a CDS encoding DUF833 domain-containing protein codes for the protein MCIVLLTTAHPKYALIVIDNRDEYILRPTSKPHWWTALSESPSTDKHEYDCRKVEVISSRDLARAEHGTWLGMTKGGHIAVLTNYRETDTHDSAHPIAGKRSRGGMVTAWLAAHPDEPVQDFVSRMVGSGEAKDIGGFSLVCGKLRKKKAEKAIEPLAIISNRADHIDRVPWICGDRDRTYGLSNAIFLDPSEEVDESTWPKVRDGREKLKQVIEATSSDDVSEDVLVEELYKVLDTTNFPVDRCIDLEEGIPLLKNSIFIPAFGGKQHQAEMEAARQRGTIKEKGPHDCASEVLTTVNRPDNQPYGFQTGLYGTQRQTIILVDWDGNVTYRERALFDAHGNPIPRGAGDETFKFKIEGWEEAADGEPEIRS